caaagatgctccttttgtgttCTCTAACCGATGTCTTgatgcttttaataggttgaaggaagctTTGACAAGTGCTCCAATCATACAACCTccggattggaacttgccattTGAGCTAATGTACGATGCAAGGGATCAAGCCTTaggcgcggttttaggccaaaggaAGCATGGAAAGGTGCATGCAATTCATTATGCAAGCAAAACTCTTGATGAAGCTCAAACCAATTACTCAACAACAGAAAAGGAACTCTTGGCGGTAGTTTTTGCTATGGAGAAGTTCCGGACCTATTTGGTGGGAGCTAAAGTGATAGTGTTCACCGATCATGTTGCTTTGAGACACTTGCTCATAAAAAAGGAGTCCAAGCCTCGGTTGATtaggtggatattacttctacaagaGTTTGACATGGAGATCAGGGATAAAAAAGGAGTtgaaaatgtggtggccgaccatttGTCGCGGTTAATCAACCTCAATGTTGACAATGGGCTTCCTATCAATGATTATTTGCCCGATGATCACTTGTTGTCCCTAAGTTTGGGTGAGGTGCCATGGTATGCGGATATTGTCAATTATTTGGTCTCCGGGATAATCCCATATGATTATGACTCACATAAGAGGAAGAAATTCTTTCATTATCTAaggcaatatttttgggatgagcCTTGCCTATATAAATCTTGTGCGGATGGGATAATTAGGAGGTGCATTCCAAGTGAAGAGTTGAAGCCGATAATCTCACATTGCCATGATatgccaagtggagggcatggTAGTTCAAGAAAGACCGCCGCAAGGGTGCTCTAATGCGGTTTCTTTTGGCATACCCTATATCATAATGTGGCAACCTACGTCAAGGGGTGTGATAAGTGCCAACGAAGCGGCAATATTTCAAGGAGGCATGAGATGCCAATGAACTACATCCTAGAGGTAGAGTTGTTTGATGTATGGGGGATTGACTATCAAGGTCCTTTTCCATCAttcaatgggaataagtacatccttgttgCAGTGGATTATGtgagcaaatgggttgaagctatcCAAACAAAAACTTGTGATGCAAAGTTGGTAACAAAACTCATGGAAAcgatcatatttccaaggtttggGGTTCCAAGAATTGTGATTAGTGATCGTGGAACGCATTTTCGGGAAAGGACTCTAGATGCTCTTCTAAAGAAACATGGGGTGCAACATAGGCGTAGTCTTGCCTACCACCCACAAGCAAACAGACAAGCCGAAATCTCAAACCGTGAGATTAAGATGATTCTTGAGAAGACCATGAGCCGGTCAAGGAAGGATTGGTCAACTAAGCTCAACGATGCATTATGGCCTTACCGGACCGCTTTCAAAACACCGATAGGAACTTCACCGTTCCGGTTGGTGTACGGAATGCCTTGTCACTTACCGGAAAGCCTTGTCACTTACCCACCAAATGACCATTGCCGACTTTGGGCTACTACTTGGCCTACCTTCACTCCCGGGGGGAGCGACTTCCACATCTAGGAGGACGACCCATCGGGCTATTGGGAATAATTTTTGGCAAATGTTGACCCGAGAGAAGGGTGGGTTTAGTGCGGGAAGCGAATATTATTCCAAGATTCGCAACCCTACCATTAAGTACTTTGCCCGAATTTTGTCCAATTCCTTTTTGCACTCCCCCCGGACCCATTCGAATGTGAGTGCTCTTTCACTTCAACTTATTCATGAGGCCCTCTATGGTAATCCCCCCACTATTGACCTACCGCTTGTCCTAACTTTGCATTTTGAAAAGATTAGAAAAGACTTACCCTCGGGGGTGTCTTGTGGGGGTATTGTCTCTATCCTAGCTAGGATGTTGAACCATGCTGTGTCCGATCTCACCCCTCTAGATGATGAGATCAAGCTTGAAGCGGGGTATCTTTCCATGATTGTTAGAGAGACTCACTATTGGCTTTGCCTTATATCTCCTTTGAGGGCACTACGGGTCCCAAACACCCCTAGAACCATGATCCATAACCGTCTAAATTGGGAAATGCCTCTAGAGGAGGGGGAATACAAGTGGGTAAAGAGGGAGAAAGGGGAGTCGGGAGGTTATTGGGATGTGGCTCACTGTGATTTTGATGATGACACACCACGTTTTGAGAACGGCCTTAATGAACCGGAGGAAGGGAGTGAGGAGGATGATCAAGAGGAAGAGGAAGGGGATCCACCTCGGTCACACCCTCACCCCCAATCTACCACCGGTAGCTCTTCCCAACAAGTTCCTTTCAACCCCTTCTACTATGACCAAGCTTCCTTCACTCGATTCAAGCAACAACACAGTGAAATACTCTCTTCGTCACAACAAGCCGAGAGCCTTGCCCCTCAAGCCTATGCCACCGCGTTGGAAGGCAAAAACGTGGCATTGGCTAACCAAGAGATCATAAGACAAAATGCCCAAAGAACCGTAACTCTTGAACAACAAATGAGCAACATGCACTTGAACTACCTAAACCCTATGTTCACAAACATAATGGGTTATGCTCCCCCCGGCTATGACTACAACGCACCCACCTTCATGCCCCCCAAGGATTACAACCCGTACCAACCGGCACGGTACCCACCTCCTCCCTCGGGGCCTTATCCAAACCAATACTATGACCCTAACCGCTACTACGATCCTAGCCAATACCCCCCACAACATCCACCACAATGAACATACTTGACTTCTTCTAAGTGTGGGGAGGGTGGGTTAGGTGTCTTGTTTGGCTTGTGACATTTGTGAGTTAGTGTGGGGAGGGTAGTCCTTGTGCATAACACGGTATTGTTCTCGGTTTGGGTTTTGTTTATCCTTTTGACTCTTGGACCGGCTTGTTTTGATGCTTTAGTAACAAAAATTTGCTTGTGAATGAGATTTTTGAGAAATTTTCCTTGGCCTCGTAATCACACCCTTGATGGAGTCGGGTGTTGTTCTTTTGCTCCCCAAATGAAAATCCAAAGCCTTCGGTATGCTCCCCATATTCAATCCAAATTTATTTGACTCTCCCACATATCCAAATGTAGTATATTAATTTTTGCATTTAGACTATTTTTtaatatatttaatattaatCATCATTTAGTTTGCATTCATGTAGGTTGCATTAGGATTTACATTTTGTACTATATCGTCACATGTAGTTGCATGcattattaaaaaataaaaaacgcaaaaacatgttcttttgtTTCTCTACATGCCCTCCCATGTTTATAAATAAGtatggggagggcctaaaaaaaacaaaatttcaaaaatatgcattttaattttcttatttcctccacacatttatttccatttggatctaatgtaaataaataagtgtggggaggaaattcaaaTATTGAAAAACAccaaaatatgttatttttattttcaaaaatccaaaatacaaaaatatgttcctttctttttcctattcactccctatgcttttgtccattgaggacaatgtacatttcaagtgcggggagggaaatatccactcttgtgaatatttgtttatttttgttaatacttgtaaatttgaaaaatttcaagaaaatgcctaaaaattgaaaaatttcagaaaaaattccaaaaacattgcattgtatatatatgttgtttgttggCTAACCATTGGCATAGGCATTTACCATTTGAGGCAAacaggagactagaagaccgcttggtatacacgttcttttctctttctccttttccattctctctctttttatattgttgtataatatggaggaggatgggtttttgtgccttggatgttcctttggggaactattggattgttggtgttgatgtgttgtTAGGCTTAGTCAACTTGTTGCATGTCTATGTTCTTTTTTTGTCCAATTTTCGCATGCATATGttcttgtatatatatgtttttcaAATTCAAGCTTTGCATCCGTTTGTGAATAAAGTTTTTAAGGAAGAACATGGtctaggaagggaaccaagtacccccgtGATGAGTTATGCGTCCAATTGTTCCTTTCCCCTCCCCGTGGCTTGCACCCgtgacctcttagttagccgagggaggTGGGCTTGGccaatgagtttagaccgatcttgtgagacctagggccgtagactagacctagGGCTCGACTTAACCACTCAAAGGTaaaggtagagcctcctagggtgggtacattcataccccgccttcatctaggtttgagagtaggcctcctcgcgagacgtgtcacatcaagacgcataagtgtgtcatttcgtccttagaccatgaaattgcattacatttttgtgcacaagttatgaaataaaatttgttttcacatgcatatgaacctcacatagccaaattgccttgttttgtcccttccattatctccctttttgattcaccccctttgagacttagcctttccatttggcaaacccaccaaaatagctacattccataaccacccttccttgatcaagaattggtaggttttgtagttgtgttgtaggaggtgatttgggtcatgATGGTGGATAGCATGCATGTCCACTTGAGTCGGAATTTGGTATGCATTTGGcattgtatataaataagaggttttgaaaaaaaaatgaaaaaaaaaacaaaatagaaaagtgaaaaagtcatgaaaaaaaaaaaacttacttgAGTTGTATATATGTCAAGAAAAGAAagaggcaagcaacacccctcctcatcattgaacggggtagaaaaagccgttgctaaataaaaggggaaattgatgtttttccaaaatgagtcgggtttacactttttttttgcatggcttgggaaaccgagtctttgttagggtgtagacgttaccatttgttgaaataagaggagtacttttgaatttttccaatttgagttgggtttatgcaatttttgcatagttttggtgatccatgctatgttagggcatagacgtgtctcatgtgttgcaataagaaatgggttacgatgtgtcggcaattcttgatttgaactccacatatccaaacggtgcttgcaccaatcccgttttgtcctactccctagccccattacaacccttgtttcatattgtgtgcattgtaccattgtttgcattttattggacataggacggtcttacacattagattgcggcacgttttcgctagtcgagttaggagagtgattttggttactatttgtcacaaaaatcaccttgttctttcattgagtgacgagtgaaaaccgtgaggatatCGTTGCCTAGGTTACCTTAGTCATGGGTCTCATGGTCGAATCTCGagtcggttttgtaattctcggcggacttgcctatttccccttaccccgctcttgaatgtgtttcttgagcattggtcacactAGGGTTGCTTGAGCCATGCTTAGGGGGTTGTAACCTCCGTTggaacttctgagacggtactcccgaccaagaccatgttttgttgcttgaaaatccggccacttagatgaggaaagtgggccATTtctgttagatgcattctattgatTGATTATGTGCCTTAATGATTGACGCATCgcaattttgtagcaagacccaacttgccttgcaatagggcactttcccctcatgagtgtcaaattgtgagttgaaggggcgttgactGCGCTAATACTCGTTCGGATGTTATTAGTTAGAATAATTAAGTGGTGCTTATATTATGCATTCACTTTAGGATTGGAGTTTTGACTTATATTGCATTTTGATCATACTTGAGCTTACTCGAAGACGAGTAAGGGTTTAGTGTAGAGAGATTTGATAACTACGTTATCGCCCCTTCATTCTTGTCAAAAATCCTTGCTTTAGTCCTAATTTTGTGTGCATTTAATTGATAATTACTCGAGTTTATGATTAATTTGCCTAAATAAGTCTCACCGGATTATTTGCTAAGCTTTTTGTAGTGttgcacgcttccccatgcaaaaCCGATCAACATTTGGTAGCCAAGGATCAAGATTAGCCTTGTCGGTGTATCTCCTTCCCCTAGCCAGTGTATTGTGATCAGGCGCGGTGCAACTCAAGGGTAGTCGGTGTATCTCATTTAGTCTTGTCGGTGTATCTCCTTCCCCTAGTCTGTGCATTGTGATCAGAAGCAGTGTAATTTTGGCCAGCCGGTGAAACTTTGTGAGCGGGCGGTGTAACTTTCCTCCAGCCGGTGTAACTAAGGGGCAGGCGGTGTATCGATACACCGGCTGGGAATAGTAACCGGGCTGTTTTTGAGAATTGTTTATATTTTGATGTTTTTAAGCCCATGATATATATAGAAAATGGGCAACCTTGTAAGAACAACTTTGATAACACTTGTTTTTGGATCAAAAATTGGTTAGGTAGAGAAAATTGGGAAGAACATTGGATCTCACCTTGTTCTTAGTTTTGTGAAGAAATCAATTCAATCAAGttattttctttcttctttgttgGTATATTTCCTTTTCTCATATTTATTTCTTTGCTTTAGTTGTTAATTTCATACTTCCTTAGTTTATACTTCCCTTATTTTTGAATATTTACCTTGCTTGTGGTTAAAGTTACTTCCTTTTtatttgattgttgttgttttcactctagttcatctttcctttgttcatccttgttattTTCACCCAAAGATTTAGTCTTTGATTTACTTGAGTTAAAGATTGGatctttgagttgtttttgttaaagattgtgtcttttagtttaatcatcctcattattagtttaaattatctttcttcatcattattgttggattgttgcatgtttagaagtagAATTCATCCTCCCActatgtttatgcttaaagactccatctttattgtttatcttgcctttagaaacatgattagtgagtagtcttcttctaggactcggtttgacccggtatgggtaatttcactaattaattctcattaaggctaatttgttgggggaaattggtgagggtagtttagagaaATTACATGTTTAAGGTTTgatttttgggtagtgtcgacttgtgacccttgtccaccaacgagagttggtttggttgtgaattggatacccggaattcgaccttgtcaccaactaaggttgagaccgaaagggagaaccgagggagggtacctctagactagtgtttgaaatcgacctccgagaggaggagtgggatgactcggaatatgatgagggcttaatgaccttgaccaaatACTAGGCTACCttggaaaaatgcatgttttCGGGGTTGTTAGGTGTTGAGTTAGGGGTACCGACTTTCGAACCCGAGAAGGGGGTTAGTTGGGATAACTAGTGTCCTATTGCGAACCCAAGAGgtaggttctaggcgaattagagccatctcccccttacctttctaccccttttgatCAGCCGAGAGAATTAGCATGTAGAATTACGTATAttcgtgggagaaccgagttctagtctTTCCTATTATTTGATCTATTCTTAATCCTTtagcttgttctttgcttgtCTAGTTTGCAGCCTTTTAATTTGGTAATTTAGTGCTAGTTCGTTACAACCTCTCTATTTTATTTCGACTTAGCTAAGCTCgtgaattagaacgattagtagTCCACCTACTCCTTATGGGATCGACCCTCtaaagtgtacaacgataaaatcgtgcacttgcgtgGTATTACTTGATACCATcaggctgcggtcacccactggcggagtggattagctgttgcgatgggtaatctggcagggctacacacttcggtgtgtagtcggttactacggaggatgatcagccggttacattgtttgtttgtcttatcttaatggaatggtactgaccccgtgttgttgttttgtaaaacctacggtgatccattcggggatggtgagcaggttaTGACAGGTACTGCAGATGTTTAACTTTGAGTGACCATTTCTCTTGGTCacgagtttgaattttttttttcaaatcacagTTCTCGGAAAGACgaataatttgaaaaaaaaaatcgtcacatGCAGATCTCAAAAGCACGAGTTATGACCATTTAAAGTTTTCTGGATCAAAATTTAGGGTACTTTGTGCAAAATAGCAAATCTCAAGGGCACCTTGTGCATTTTCCCAAAGTGTTATGTGAAATAATTGCTATTTATTTCTTTGTCGTGATCTCCACGTAGTATCGGAGCCAGAAAATTTCTCTTGTGACCGTGTGAGGTCATTTATAAAAAGTTAAATACAATAAACTTTGTCAATGTGACATACCATAAATTATAACTTTACGTTTGAGATCGGCATATCCATCATAAACATAAAATTAGCGAAACATTAGTCACGTCTACACCCTACTACACAAATAGAGTGTTGGTACTCGTTTTATCTAAAAATGGATATGTTCGTCTTAAGGGAAGGAAATTGAATATAAATATTCTTAACAATTCATAAGAGTAATGTTCAAGAGATTTTCGTTGTCTAATGAAAAAactgaataaaaaaaaaaaatcaatttgaaCAATAAAAGAGAGAATGTATAGTACGTAGTTGGACTATCTAGTTGTATAGTTTACATTCAATAATATGGCACAACTCCTATATTAGATAACACAAAATTTCATTATAGAccgcacatatccgtctataactaaagacgggctaaatacaataccacattccaTATATGACAGGCAATAAGTGGGATGGTGGGgtcaaaaatgtcaccactttgaagttatttgacccgtctttagatATATGTACGTCAAGTATAAATGAGTATGATGGTGAAGCAGTCCGTTACTCCCTTCATCACTATTATGAGAAGGCTATGGAGATCACGATGAAGAGATGTACTATAACTTCAGATAATACTTGCTTACATTCTTCATAAAAGAACCGTAATACACACACAATTACATTATTGAGAAACAGTCAGAGGTACACAGCATCACATAACACATAACACAAACAGAAACAGTCGAGGTATAAACCATCACATTAAATCTTAAAGGCACACACATGAAATAAATGattggaatggagggagtacgtAGTATATAGACTCGAACGAGAGCCTAGTTGCCAATGCCATGGTGATGGTCATCAATCTCTTTAGCTAAAGTAACAAGGGCATCCATTTCAGCAGTTGGCTCTGGCAAACCAGGCTCCTTCTTCTCATATTCAAATGTCCAAATCACTTTGCTTGTTTCGTTGCTCACAGGAACCGCTTCAAAAGTGACAATAAGATAGTTATACTCCTTCATTAGCTCTCCTTCAATGCACTTGAACTTCATCACCTTGTTTTCTTCATCTACCACTTCCAGTTTTTGCTTTATTGTTTTCCTTTTTCCATCTATATGTGATAAATATATAATCATAATAATTTCACGTTAATTTATGATGATACAATAATTATTACAGTACAAACATACAATGTACTTGTTTAAGCCATTTCTCACCCCTCTTAGCATGTCAAATACAATATAGGGGGTAGGCGGATATGATGAACCCGTGACCTATTGTCACAACATTCCAGTCTTAACTATTCATAAGTTGTTAAATTGATCTTAAATGTACTCCTTGTCAAAAACGGCATAAAAAGAATTTAACGATATAAAAGCTAATACATACACCATACATAATAGAAAACATATTACGGAATATTAGGAGATTACCAACAGTATAGGTCCACTCGATGGTTGATCCAGGAGTACCAAAGGCACCTTCATGCAATTCACATCCTTGAACAAGGTCTCCGTTAACGTTAGGAAGATGGTGAGGCTTATTTGCAAGGAAGTCATGGAATATATCACCGGCACCTTCTCTTATCTCAACTTCTCCGACTAACTTTCGCTTTAAAAGGCCTGCCGATGCTGCCATAGCTTAATAATACTAAGAATAATAAGCTCAAAATTTAGAAATATATGACTATATAATGTAACACAAAATATGTATCGAATGAATGTAAATAGCTTTGTTGTGATGAAGTTTTCTACCAAATGGACCTCCCTTTTATAGCCGTGATGAACTGGAAGATATTGTAAACTATTTGGCTCATCTTCGATGTGTGTAATATAGAAAAATAGATGTAGAATATTTGAATTATTTGTTTGTTGCTAATTGGGTAATGGTTGCACGTAAAAGAATCACCTGAATTGCGTTGTAGACGACTTTTTTGTATCCAATTATTAATCCGTATgtgttttaattttaaaaaagtaTAGTTTTAAGTTTTTAAAATTTGTTCAATCTTCGTAATAAATAGAGAAGATATGAAGTTGATCTCCTTTGAAATAAAAAAATGACGTAAATATTGTAAAGAATATTGCCTAGAATCAATATATACCATTTGCATCAAAAACAAAATCAATATATATCATCATATCTTTTATGTATCTTTTAATTACATTCAATGTATCATTGAAATTGAAATTATTTCGACCATTATCACTTGCATATATCACATATGACAGCTAGTTTATAGCAAATTTGTTTTCCTTTCTACTCCCCGTCCTGGTTATGTGTAATTATTTCctccaaatgtaaacaaataaccgaaatggagggagtctTTGTTTACTCtctcgtcccggtcatttgttgtcctttggttttggcacaaatacCAAGGAAATGGGAGAGGGCCAATTACTAAATAACAAGTGAAATAAATTGAGTGTGAGTGATCAAATTACTAATCAAATTCATTATTGAAAATTTAGAAGCCATGGAATATTGAATGAAAATGTTCGCAAATTCATTCGCTATGAATATttgtacccaaaaaaaaaattcattcatTATGAATATCACGTTTAACCTGTAATCTCCATACTGCACCATGCAACCCTAAAGCAGTGTattaaatcattgtaattatttGCTTTCTCCATGTACGTTTATCAACTTCCATAATTTTGTATTACTCCATCACTTTTAATCCTTTTGTACTCACATTGGAGATATAACAATAAATTTGTGAACATTTTCATTCAATATTCTATGGCTTCTAAATTTCCAATAATAGAAGATTTACTTAGTTGCTTTCTCATGGACAAACAATACTCTTTTTCTAGACTTTTTGCCATTATTttgaatccatttttgaaataatggtcaaaaataaaatatttgtcgttttgggtcggttttgaaaatatttgtcaaaatggtgtccacgtaggctcgggatttctggacctaaaacacgccactacaaatggcgtgtttataataagtagggaaagaaacttcattaaaaaatggactaaaacaaacacgccattgggaatggcgggtttcggaggggaaacacgccaTCCCCTATGGCGTGTCttgtgtaaatttttttttttttttttttttttttttttttttttaaagtttagTCAGTTGAataaaaaaattgttgtaaagacacgccactactaatggcgtgtttccttcacaaaacacgccattagtagtggcgtgtttcaggtctagaaatcccgagcctacgtggacaccattttgacaaatattttcaaaaccgacccaaaacgacaaatattttatttttgaccattatttcaaaaatattTTTCCATACCTTGCTCTTCcccccaaaaaaataaaaaatcaaacacTCTCTAATTCTCTTCCTCACAAAGTTAACTAAATCCGTCAATTGATTACTAAAGCATGGGCGCTAATTCTCATGTCGATCAAGTAATTATTctaatttatttactttattaACTATGTTATACTTTGTACCAACTTAGGGAGATTAAATTAATTTGAAttaatgaaattagggtttagaaatAATTGTCAATGATAGCACGTAAAAAATCCAGATAGGTTTGAATGGCTTATGTTTTTGAAATATGTGCAATCTTCATGATAAAGAGAGAAGATATGAAGTCAATCctctttaaaataaaaaataaaatttatatgagTTATTTCTTAGAAAACGAATTTTCCGCCTAACCacaaaacatgaaaaaaaaatgaattgtCTGAGTGTGTAAAATCCTActttaatcttgttttatttcTCTATTATAATTtttgtaagaatttatgtcataagtaTGCTCAAATCATCCTTTAAATTCACTTTTTAAAACTCTTTGACGGAAACAGCAGAGAAaagacgtggggaagaatcgcatgaactgatgcgccttctggaaggcCATAGAATCTGCCTTCagttgctgcacttcttcttcATCCTCGGGgttttgttcctttcgtcttttatttttttcctttcttcGTTTTTTCCCCTTATTAAgtctaataattttcaaattagtttttactTAATCTTATGAAATCTtttttcgacataaatcccttattatcaatatttgcgggttttcattatttattcaaacccggatttaaaGAATTTGATTTTTCCATATCGAGTCGTTGTTTTTCATCTTTATACATGCTTTTAGTCTGTTTTCCAGTGTTAATTTCAATCTTTACTTTCTTTAGATTCATTCAAAGTTTCGATCTTTGTAAATCCGACATCGTAAATTGTTTACATCGTTGTTAATTCGTTTAAATTCCTTTTAATCTTACTTGTGACGATATTAGTATGCATAATCTGACTTAGTCACTTCTATTCGAGTTGTATATCAATAATCGACATAATTTGaccaacgaacaataactaacccgcgggtttaactttcacagtcagaacccagctctagaacagcCGCAACagttgatgcgcctcttccacagGACGCACCAATTGTAGctcctgttctgggttggtttttGCCTCTGGACTCTTTCTCGTTTTGATGTAGGCTTCTAATTAGGTTTCCAATcgactattattcatattatcactcttaattcgacatattttcatatttctttttattttattttcttttcaactCCTTTTTGAGCGTATTTATGATGTAAATTCAATTTAATTCATTGTAAtcaattgttatttatttattgtatttgtttatttatttcaggtagctcttgtatgatttatttatctggCACATTCACATGCAATCAACCTAAATCCCAACTTTGAccccaattgagtgctaaattgttTGCCAACCCACATAGTATATATTCACATGCTAGGTTCAAAACATGTTTGTTTCATAGCATGCAgtacaattgacaacatatcgagtataaataacttccctgatcattagtagaggccgctatcgaggcgggcgcgattaggtgttcgaataaaAGAGCTTCCTGATACGAGTTGGATTGAAAAGAAGGGAACTCGTATAGGTGAAGCAGAAACCAATGAAACTGAACAGCCGCTGGTACTGTCTGAATATCGATTCTTGAATGAATCTGATCAAAAGTAACAGTCTTTGAGACTGTCTGTGGAGATTTTTATTTGTAAACGAAAACAAAGTAacaaggatatttgtttcgaattatgtgaataaatcgaaccaatgagatatttgcttgagctacaCCTATAACTCAACCAATGGTGAACTAATCAAGATCTATTGATTATATctcgggttaatgcttgaaacGCGTCAAACATTACACAAATTCGGAACGAAAACGCGTCGATCCTATGTTAACAAAACTTTCAAACACAATAAAACACCAACTTCAATTTTCTTATtcaatattatttttttttcttggaTGTCAAATGCAAAGATACAACCAGGCCTTATATAGCCTAATCACACGCCCAACATAACCAAAA
This sequence is a window from Silene latifolia isolate original U9 population chromosome 8, ASM4854445v1, whole genome shotgun sequence. Protein-coding genes within it:
- the LOC141595632 gene encoding MLP-like protein 31, which produces MAASAGLLKRKLVGEVEIREGAGDIFHDFLANKPHHLPNVNGDLVQGCELHEGAFGTPGSTIEWTYTVDGKRKTIKQKLEVVDEENKVMKFKCIEGELMKEYNYLIVTFEAVPVSNETSKVIWTFEYEKKEPGLPEPTAEMDALVTLAKEIDDHHHGIGN